The following coding sequences lie in one Nocardioides sambongensis genomic window:
- a CDS encoding UDP-N-acetylglucosamine 1-carboxyvinyltransferase: protein MNAYSEGSPDYKGRIGNLIRDARKHRGLTQAQLADRLSTSQSAVNRIEKGHQNLSLEMLARIGSALDSEIVALGAGPTHLRVKGPTTLRGEIDVKTSKNAGVALLCASLLNRGRTTLRKVARIEEVNRLLEVLSSLGVQTRWMNDDNDLEIVPPRELDLTDIDEEAARRTRSVLMFLGPLLHRADSFELPYAGGCNLGTRTVEPHMAALRPFGLEVKATDGWYHGQVNRAIVPERAIVLTERGDTVTENALMAAALHPGVTTIRNASSNYMVQDLCFYLQALGVNVEGIGTTTLRVTGVDEIDVDVDYAPSEDPIEAMSLIAAAIVTRSEITVRRAPIEFLEIELAVLEEMGFRYELSEEYLAANGRTRLVDLRTLPSDMVAPRDKIHPMPFPGLNIDNLPFFAVIAAVADGSTHLHDWVYDNRAIYLTELNKLGGRVTLLDPHRVMIEGPTSWTGAELMCPPALRPAVVVLLAMLASKGTSVLRGTYVIHRGYEDLAARLSSLGADIETFRDI from the coding sequence ATGAACGCGTACTCGGAGGGTTCACCGGACTACAAGGGCCGGATCGGCAACCTGATCCGCGATGCACGCAAGCACCGCGGGCTCACCCAGGCCCAGCTCGCCGACCGGCTGAGTACCAGTCAGAGCGCAGTGAACCGGATCGAGAAGGGGCACCAGAACCTCTCCCTGGAGATGCTGGCCCGGATCGGCTCGGCGCTCGACTCCGAGATCGTCGCGCTCGGCGCCGGTCCCACGCACCTGCGGGTGAAGGGTCCGACCACGTTGCGCGGCGAGATCGACGTCAAGACCTCGAAGAACGCCGGCGTGGCGCTGCTCTGCGCCTCGCTGCTCAACCGGGGACGTACGACGCTGCGCAAGGTCGCCCGCATCGAGGAGGTCAACCGCCTGCTAGAGGTGCTCTCCAGCCTCGGAGTGCAGACCCGTTGGATGAACGACGACAACGACCTCGAGATCGTTCCGCCCCGCGAGCTCGACCTCACCGACATCGATGAGGAGGCGGCGCGGCGTACCCGTTCGGTGCTGATGTTCCTCGGACCGCTGCTGCACCGCGCCGACTCGTTCGAGCTCCCCTACGCGGGTGGCTGCAACCTCGGCACCCGCACCGTGGAGCCCCACATGGCCGCGCTGCGTCCGTTCGGCCTCGAGGTCAAGGCGACCGACGGGTGGTACCACGGCCAGGTCAACCGGGCGATCGTGCCGGAGCGCGCGATCGTGCTCACCGAGCGCGGTGACACGGTCACCGAGAACGCGCTGATGGCAGCGGCGCTGCATCCCGGTGTCACCACGATCCGCAACGCGTCGTCGAACTACATGGTCCAGGACCTCTGCTTCTACCTGCAGGCGCTCGGCGTGAACGTCGAGGGCATCGGCACCACCACGCTGCGGGTGACCGGTGTCGATGAGATCGACGTCGACGTCGACTACGCCCCGAGCGAGGACCCGATCGAGGCGATGTCGCTGATCGCGGCGGCCATCGTCACCCGCTCCGAGATCACCGTCCGGCGCGCACCCATCGAGTTCCTCGAGATCGAGCTCGCGGTGCTCGAGGAGATGGGCTTCCGCTACGAGCTGAGCGAGGAGTACCTCGCGGCGAACGGACGGACCCGGCTCGTCGACCTCCGCACGCTCCCCTCGGACATGGTGGCGCCGCGCGACAAGATCCATCCGATGCCGTTCCCCGGGCTCAACATCGACAACCTGCCGTTCTTCGCCGTGATCGCGGCGGTGGCCGACGGGTCGACGCACCTGCACGACTGGGTCTACGACAACCGGGCGATCTACCTGACCGAGCTCAACAAGCTCGGCGGCCGGGTCACCCTGCTCGACCCGCACCGGGTGATGATCGAGGGGCCGACCTCGTGGACGGGTGCGGAGCTGATGTGCCCGCCCGCCCTGCGGCCGGCGGTCGTGGTGCTGCTGGCGATGCTGGCCAGCAAGGGGACCTCCGTGCTGCGCGGCACCTACGTGATCCACCGCGGCTACGAGGACCTCGCGGCCCGGCTGAGCTCGTTGGGCGCCGACATCGAGACGTTCCGCGACATCTGA
- a CDS encoding zinc-dependent alcohol dehydrogenase family protein — protein sequence MRATTIHAAGDIRVTDVPDPVLKRSTDAIVRVTAGCICGSDLWPYRGENPIKAGATIGHECIGVVEEVGTDVATVRPGDFVVVPFCHCDNTCAHCRAGMQSACDHLGMTTSGQAELARVNQADGSLVVLPEAPSPDLVASVLTLSDVMPTGWHAAVSSGLRAGGTAVVVGDGAVGLCGVLAAVTMGAEKVIAMSRHASRQEVATAFGATHIVAERGADGVAAVREITEGVGADAVLECVGTHAAMETAIEVARPGGGVGFVGVPHGVEVPIGTLFSRNVGLRGGMAPVRRYLPELLELVLQRRIDPGKVFDLTLPLDQAAEGYRAMDERRAIKVLLQP from the coding sequence ATGCGCGCCACCACCATCCATGCAGCCGGCGACATCCGCGTCACCGACGTCCCGGACCCGGTCCTCAAACGGTCCACCGACGCGATCGTCCGGGTCACCGCCGGGTGCATCTGCGGATCCGACCTGTGGCCCTACCGCGGAGAGAATCCGATCAAGGCGGGCGCGACGATCGGTCACGAGTGCATCGGGGTGGTCGAGGAGGTCGGCACCGACGTCGCCACGGTCCGCCCGGGGGACTTCGTGGTCGTACCGTTCTGCCACTGCGACAACACCTGCGCCCACTGCCGTGCCGGGATGCAGTCGGCCTGCGACCACCTCGGGATGACCACCAGCGGCCAGGCGGAGCTCGCCAGGGTCAACCAGGCCGACGGGAGCCTGGTCGTGCTGCCGGAGGCGCCGTCGCCGGACCTGGTCGCCTCCGTGCTGACGCTCTCCGACGTGATGCCGACCGGCTGGCACGCGGCGGTCTCCTCGGGTCTGCGGGCCGGCGGCACCGCCGTCGTGGTCGGTGACGGCGCGGTGGGGCTCTGCGGCGTCCTGGCCGCTGTGACCATGGGCGCCGAGAAGGTGATCGCGATGTCGCGGCACGCCTCCCGCCAAGAGGTCGCCACGGCCTTCGGCGCCACCCACATCGTCGCCGAGCGTGGTGCGGACGGCGTCGCCGCGGTCCGCGAGATCACCGAGGGCGTCGGCGCCGACGCCGTGCTGGAGTGCGTCGGCACCCATGCTGCGATGGAGACCGCGATCGAGGTCGCCCGTCCCGGCGGCGGCGTGGGATTCGTCGGGGTGCCCCACGGCGTGGAGGTGCCCATCGGGACGCTGTTCTCCCGCAACGTAGGACTCCGCGGCGGGATGGCTCCGGTCCGCCGCTACCTGCCCGAGCTGCTCGAGCTGGTGCTGCAGCGCAGGATCGACCCCGGCAAGGTCTTCGACCTGACCCTCCCGCTCGACCAGGCGGCCGAGGGCTACCGCGCGATGGACGAGCGGCGCGCGATCAAGGTGTTGCTGCAGCCCTGA
- a CDS encoding META domain-containing protein — MESARLDSTDRPSVQVAVEGDRISVDGGCNAIGGTAEIIDGALRVAQLSSTKMACGQGLMALEEWLGGFLASEPAIELDEDVLVLTSGDDRLELPEVQADQTADRAAAEMLGTWQLESLTAERGGVASGSGSSDYAATLVVEDGQVLIDTGCNTGSASLSVVGDTWETGPVQMTLKGCRPADAATEQQITEVIDSSPVFAVSDGTLTLTTPDGTLGLQLRAAATP; from the coding sequence GTGGAGTCCGCCCGGCTCGACAGCACGGACCGGCCGTCGGTGCAGGTCGCCGTCGAGGGTGACCGGATCTCCGTCGACGGCGGGTGCAACGCGATCGGCGGCACCGCCGAGATCATCGACGGCGCGCTGCGCGTCGCGCAGCTGAGCAGCACGAAGATGGCCTGCGGACAGGGCCTGATGGCGCTCGAGGAGTGGCTCGGCGGGTTCCTCGCCTCCGAGCCCGCGATCGAGCTGGACGAGGACGTCCTGGTGCTGACCTCCGGTGACGACCGCCTCGAGCTGCCCGAGGTCCAGGCCGACCAGACGGCCGACCGAGCCGCCGCGGAGATGCTCGGCACCTGGCAGCTGGAGTCACTGACCGCCGAGCGGGGCGGGGTGGCGTCGGGCAGCGGGAGCAGCGACTATGCCGCCACCCTGGTGGTCGAGGACGGTCAGGTGCTGATCGACACCGGCTGCAACACCGGGTCCGCGAGCCTGAGCGTCGTCGGTGACACCTGGGAGACCGGTCCGGTCCAGATGACCCTCAAGGGCTGCCGTCCGGCGGATGCGGCGACCGAGCAGCAGATCACCGAGGTGATCGACTCCTCCCCCGTCTTCGCGGTCTCCGACGGCACCCTGACCCTCACCACCCCGGACGGGACGCTCGGGCTCCAGCTCAGGGCTGCAGCAACACCTTGA
- a CDS encoding ATP-binding cassette domain-containing protein has protein sequence MISSGASHTADEHDLIRVRGARENNLTGIDLDIPKRRLTVFTGVSGSGKSSLVFGTVAAESQRLINETYSTFVQGFMPQLARPEVDRLEGITTAIVVDQERMTANARSTVGTVTDANAMLRTLFSRVGQPYIGPPTAFSFNVPTRKASGVMQTEKAGGKVEKNVVRQAVYLGGMCAECEGRGTVSDLDLSQIVDESRSLVEGAILVPGYTADGWMVAPYKQVVPADIPVGEFTPEQREALLYAEPRKVKVEKINVTYEGLIPKIRKSMFSKDVDSLQPHIRAFVERAAVFGPCPACDGTRLNASALSSTVNGKNIAEVCTMQITDLVGWLRQVDLPEVKPLLDNLLHLFDAFVEIGLGYLSLDRPSGTLSGGEAQRTKMIRHLGSALTDVTYVFDEPTVGLHPHDIERMNDLLRELRDKGNTVLVVEHKPETIAIADHVVDLGPGAGTDGGAVCFEGTLEGLRAADTLTGRHLGYKASLKESTRSSDGVLEIRGAGTHNLRDVDVDIPLGVLTVVTGVAGSGKSSLIHGSVAGREGVVLVDQGAIKGSRRSNPATYTGLLEPIRKAFAKANGVKPALFSANSAGACETCNGNGMVYTELGFMETVATVCEECGGNRFQASVLELTYAERNIAEVLAMSVAQAAAFFGDGEAKLPAAHKILQRLVDVGLGYLKIGQPLTTLSGGERQRLKLAVHMGEKGEVYVLDEPTTGLHLADVDNLLRLLDRLVDSGKSVIVIEHHQAVMAHADWIIDIGPGAGHDGGTIVFEGPPSDLVAGRSTVTGEHLADYVGG, from the coding sequence ATGATCAGCAGCGGCGCCAGCCACACCGCGGACGAGCACGACCTGATCAGGGTCCGCGGCGCGCGGGAGAACAACCTCACCGGGATCGACCTGGACATCCCGAAGCGGCGCCTCACCGTCTTCACCGGCGTGTCCGGCTCCGGAAAGAGCTCGTTGGTCTTCGGCACTGTCGCCGCCGAGTCCCAGCGCCTGATCAACGAGACGTACTCGACGTTCGTGCAGGGCTTCATGCCGCAGCTCGCCCGTCCCGAGGTCGACCGCCTCGAGGGGATCACCACCGCCATCGTCGTCGACCAGGAGCGGATGACCGCCAATGCCCGGTCCACGGTGGGCACGGTCACCGATGCCAACGCGATGCTGCGCACCCTGTTCAGCCGGGTCGGCCAGCCCTACATCGGGCCGCCGACCGCCTTCTCGTTCAACGTGCCGACCCGCAAGGCAAGCGGCGTGATGCAGACCGAGAAGGCCGGCGGCAAGGTCGAGAAGAACGTGGTCCGCCAGGCCGTCTACCTCGGTGGCATGTGTGCGGAGTGCGAAGGGCGTGGCACCGTGTCCGACCTCGACCTCAGCCAGATCGTGGACGAGTCCCGGTCGCTGGTGGAGGGCGCGATCCTGGTCCCCGGCTACACCGCCGACGGATGGATGGTGGCTCCCTACAAGCAGGTCGTGCCGGCCGACATCCCCGTCGGGGAGTTCACGCCCGAGCAGCGCGAGGCCCTGCTGTACGCCGAGCCGCGGAAGGTGAAGGTGGAGAAGATCAACGTCACCTACGAGGGCCTGATCCCCAAGATCCGCAAGTCGATGTTCAGCAAGGACGTCGACTCGCTCCAGCCGCACATCCGTGCCTTCGTGGAGCGCGCCGCGGTGTTCGGCCCGTGCCCGGCGTGCGACGGCACCCGACTCAACGCGTCGGCGCTCTCCTCGACCGTGAACGGGAAGAACATCGCGGAGGTCTGCACGATGCAGATCACCGACCTGGTCGGGTGGCTGCGCCAGGTGGACCTGCCCGAGGTGAAGCCCCTGCTGGACAACCTGCTGCACCTCTTCGACGCCTTCGTCGAGATCGGTCTCGGCTACCTCTCGCTGGACCGCCCCTCGGGCACCCTCTCGGGCGGGGAGGCGCAGCGCACCAAGATGATCCGCCACCTCGGGTCGGCGCTCACCGACGTCACCTACGTCTTCGACGAGCCGACCGTCGGACTGCACCCGCACGACATCGAGCGGATGAACGACCTGCTGCGCGAGCTGCGCGACAAGGGCAACACCGTGCTCGTGGTCGAGCACAAGCCGGAGACGATCGCCATCGCCGACCACGTGGTCGACCTCGGCCCCGGTGCCGGCACCGACGGCGGAGCGGTCTGCTTCGAGGGCACCCTGGAGGGCCTGCGGGCCGCCGACACGTTGACGGGTCGCCATCTGGGTTACAAGGCGTCGCTGAAGGAGTCGACCCGTTCGTCGGACGGGGTGCTCGAGATCCGGGGAGCCGGCACCCACAACCTCCGCGACGTCGACGTCGACATCCCGCTCGGGGTGCTGACCGTGGTCACCGGCGTGGCGGGCTCCGGCAAGAGCTCGTTGATCCACGGTTCGGTCGCCGGGCGCGAGGGAGTCGTCCTGGTCGACCAAGGTGCGATCAAGGGCTCGCGGCGGTCCAACCCCGCGACCTACACCGGCCTGCTGGAGCCGATCCGCAAGGCGTTCGCGAAGGCCAACGGGGTCAAGCCGGCGCTGTTCAGCGCGAACTCCGCAGGCGCCTGCGAGACGTGCAACGGCAACGGCATGGTCTACACCGAGCTGGGGTTCATGGAGACGGTCGCCACCGTCTGCGAGGAGTGCGGCGGCAACCGGTTCCAGGCCTCGGTGCTGGAGCTCACCTACGCCGAGCGCAACATCGCCGAGGTGCTGGCGATGTCGGTGGCGCAGGCGGCCGCGTTCTTCGGTGACGGCGAGGCGAAGCTGCCCGCCGCCCACAAGATCCTGCAGCGCCTGGTGGACGTCGGCCTCGGCTACCTGAAGATCGGGCAGCCCCTGACCACCCTCTCCGGGGGCGAGCGTCAGCGCCTCAAGCTCGCGGTCCACATGGGGGAGAAGGGTGAGGTCTACGTGCTCGACGAGCCGACCACGGGCCTGCACCTGGCCGACGTCGACAACCTGCTGCGCCTGCTCGACCGGCTGGTCGACAGTGGCAAGTCGGTGATCGTGATCGAGCACCACCAGGCCGTGATGGCCCACGCCGACTGGATCATCGACATCGGCCCGGGCGCCGGTCACGACGGCGGCACGATCGTCTTCGAGGGCCCGCCGAGCGACCTGGTGGCCGGACGATCCACCGTCACCGGCGAGCACCTCGCCGACTACGTCGGCGGCTGA
- a CDS encoding ceramidase domain-containing protein, giving the protein MTRTPQVVTIAVALGSCLLLAAAVAAGWLGPDAGRGATFCEAARPGAVKQPANTFSNLGFVIAGVAIGVAVSHRTPVRGWVLGVGAATSYAVIVTLLGPGSAAMHATQSVAGGHLDLLSMYLIASFAAAWALVRLARRPRLLLPLAAVLVLACELVGAVAGEVPVVRFAGNLAFGVLLVVAIAGEVVLARRDRQGARWAGAAAVTMVVAFGIWLADQHGMCDPDSLLQGHAVWHLLNAVAAYFLYRHYAAQRTSPTTAARQPPT; this is encoded by the coding sequence ATGACCAGGACGCCGCAGGTGGTGACGATCGCCGTCGCACTCGGGTCGTGCCTGCTGCTCGCCGCGGCCGTGGCGGCCGGCTGGCTCGGCCCGGATGCCGGGCGCGGTGCCACCTTCTGCGAGGCGGCCCGGCCCGGGGCGGTCAAGCAGCCGGCGAACACGTTCTCCAACCTGGGTTTCGTGATCGCCGGGGTCGCGATCGGTGTCGCGGTGTCCCACCGCACACCGGTCCGGGGCTGGGTGCTGGGCGTGGGGGCGGCCACGTCCTACGCGGTGATCGTGACCCTGCTCGGGCCCGGAAGTGCCGCGATGCATGCGACCCAGTCGGTCGCCGGTGGGCACCTGGACCTGCTCAGCATGTATCTGATCGCCTCCTTCGCCGCCGCCTGGGCCCTGGTTCGTCTGGCGCGACGTCCGCGACTGCTGCTGCCCCTGGCAGCGGTCCTGGTGCTCGCCTGCGAACTGGTCGGCGCCGTGGCCGGTGAGGTCCCCGTCGTCCGGTTCGCCGGCAACCTGGCGTTCGGCGTGCTCCTGGTGGTGGCGATCGCCGGTGAGGTCGTCCTGGCCCGCCGCGACCGGCAGGGTGCGCGGTGGGCCGGCGCGGCGGCCGTGACGATGGTGGTGGCGTTCGGGATCTGGCTGGCCGACCAGCACGGCATGTGCGACCCCGACTCACTGCTGCAGGGTCACGCTGTCTGGCACCTGCTCAACGCTGTGGCCGCCTACTTCCTCTACCGCCACTACGCGGCACAGCGCACCTCGCCGACCACGGCTGCTCGTCAGCCGCCGACGTAG
- the helR gene encoding RNA polymerase recycling motor ATPase HelR, which yields MTTAASAFALPDHLSAKSASALIDEDDRHLAEIGATLSSTTEAVLAELDDLRRSPGTSGEQALQRDQEIHRLTGRLRMLRRYGRDLCLGRMVVDEDAAPVYIGRLGLAAPDGRRLLVDWRSPAAEPFFGATHANPMGLASRRRFRWSKGRITDYWDEAFTDAALAAGVALDDQSAFIASLAASRSSRMRDVLGTIQSDQDAIIRASSRGTLVVDGGPGTGKTVVALHRAAYLLYNDPRLGTGRGGVLFVGPHAPYLAYVADVLPSLGEEGVATCTLRDLVPQGADVPEEIDAEVARLKASATLAQAVEPAVALYEEPPRTGMLVETPWAELWLSAEDWAEAFNAPDPDAAHNPARQQVWEALMEILVDKHAAALGTGPGTVERPEVSPALVRRALEQDEGLRDAIGGAWPLLEPTDLVGDLYSVPAYLRRCAPTLSPDEVRRLQRPDPHAWTRADLPVLDAARLRLGDPDQVRRRRRDESRRRAEREEMDRVVDHLIATDDSEMALMSMLRGADLQGALVDHAADERTDPDLLAGPFAHVVVDEAQELTDAEWQMLLQRCPSRSFTVVGDRAQARHGFERSWQERLAAAGLDRVELASLTVNYRTPRQVMDVAEPVIRAALPDANVPTSVRDGVPVRFGATEDLDAVLESWRTQQHDGTACVIGVPGRADTPRIRSLSPAHVKGLEFDLVVLVDPHRFGEGIEGAVDRYVAMTRATGELVVLGR from the coding sequence GTGACCACCGCCGCCAGCGCCTTCGCCCTGCCCGACCACCTCTCCGCCAAGTCCGCCTCCGCTCTGATCGACGAGGACGACCGGCACCTCGCCGAGATCGGAGCCACGCTGTCCAGCACCACCGAGGCCGTCCTCGCCGAGCTCGACGACCTGCGGCGCTCCCCCGGTACGAGCGGGGAGCAGGCCCTCCAGCGCGACCAGGAGATCCACCGGCTGACCGGGCGGCTGCGGATGCTGCGCCGCTACGGGCGTGACCTCTGCCTGGGCCGGATGGTGGTCGACGAGGACGCCGCCCCGGTCTACATCGGTCGCCTCGGGCTCGCGGCACCGGACGGTCGCCGGCTGCTCGTCGACTGGCGCTCACCCGCTGCGGAGCCCTTCTTCGGCGCCACCCATGCCAACCCGATGGGCCTGGCCAGCCGTCGCCGGTTCCGGTGGTCCAAGGGCAGGATCACCGACTACTGGGACGAGGCCTTCACCGACGCCGCCCTCGCCGCCGGGGTGGCACTCGACGACCAGTCCGCCTTCATCGCCAGCCTCGCGGCGTCCCGGTCGAGCCGGATGCGCGACGTGCTGGGGACCATCCAGTCCGACCAGGACGCCATCATCCGCGCGTCGTCGCGCGGCACGCTGGTGGTCGACGGCGGGCCGGGCACCGGCAAGACCGTGGTGGCCCTCCACCGGGCCGCCTACCTGCTCTACAACGACCCCCGCCTCGGGACCGGCCGCGGCGGCGTGCTGTTCGTCGGCCCGCACGCGCCGTACCTGGCCTATGTCGCCGACGTCCTGCCCAGCCTCGGCGAGGAGGGCGTGGCGACCTGCACGCTGCGCGACCTGGTGCCGCAGGGAGCCGACGTACCCGAGGAGATCGATGCCGAGGTCGCCCGGTTGAAGGCCTCGGCGACGCTGGCGCAGGCGGTCGAGCCGGCGGTGGCCCTCTACGAGGAGCCGCCGCGGACCGGGATGCTGGTGGAGACGCCCTGGGCGGAGCTGTGGCTCAGCGCCGAGGACTGGGCGGAGGCGTTCAACGCACCCGATCCGGATGCTGCGCACAACCCCGCCCGCCAGCAGGTGTGGGAGGCGCTGATGGAGATCCTGGTCGACAAGCACGCCGCGGCGCTCGGCACCGGCCCTGGGACCGTCGAGCGGCCGGAGGTCTCCCCCGCCCTGGTCCGGCGCGCGCTGGAGCAGGACGAGGGCCTCCGGGACGCGATCGGCGGGGCGTGGCCGCTGTTGGAGCCCACCGATCTGGTCGGCGATCTCTACTCGGTGCCCGCCTACCTGCGCCGCTGCGCCCCCACCCTCTCCCCCGACGAGGTACGACGACTGCAGCGACCCGACCCGCACGCCTGGACCCGTGCGGACCTACCGGTGCTCGATGCGGCACGCCTCCGTCTCGGCGATCCCGATCAGGTCCGCCGCCGTCGGCGGGACGAGTCCCGCCGACGAGCCGAGCGTGAGGAGATGGACCGGGTCGTGGACCACCTGATCGCGACCGACGACTCGGAGATGGCGCTGATGTCGATGCTGCGGGGTGCGGACCTGCAAGGCGCCCTGGTCGACCACGCGGCCGACGAGCGGACCGATCCGGATCTGCTCGCGGGCCCGTTCGCGCACGTGGTGGTCGACGAGGCCCAGGAGCTCACCGACGCGGAGTGGCAGATGCTGCTGCAGCGGTGCCCGAGCCGGAGCTTCACCGTGGTCGGCGACCGCGCACAGGCCCGTCACGGTTTCGAGCGCAGCTGGCAGGAGCGGCTGGCCGCGGCCGGCCTGGACCGGGTCGAGCTGGCGTCGCTGACGGTCAACTACCGCACCCCGCGGCAGGTGATGGACGTCGCCGAGCCGGTGATCCGAGCGGCTCTGCCGGACGCCAACGTGCCGACCTCGGTTCGGGACGGGGTGCCGGTCCGGTTCGGGGCGACCGAGGACCTCGACGCGGTGCTCGAGAGCTGGCGGACGCAGCAGCACGACGGCACCGCTTGCGTGATCGGCGTTCCCGGCCGCGCCGACACCCCGCGGATCCGGTCGCTCTCCCCCGCACACGTGAAGGGCCTCGAGTTCGACCTGGTGGTCCTGGTCGACCCGCACCGGTTCGGTGAGGGCATCGAGGGTGCGGTCGACCGCTACGTCGCGATGACCCGCGCCACCGGCGAGCTGGTGGTGCTCGGCCGCTGA
- a CDS encoding VOC family protein, whose product MSRDVQITIDAADPRSLSIFWCAVLGYLHPAPPGVEIDPGTDALEAWDRFLVEAGVPEHLRNSRSAIEDPDGSGPRVFFQQVPEQKSGKNRVHLDVRAAPGLLGSERMSALESECARLVALGASRVERHDPAPPLQPGHIVMRDPEGNEFCLD is encoded by the coding sequence ATGAGTCGGGACGTCCAGATCACCATCGACGCCGCGGATCCGCGGTCGTTGTCGATCTTCTGGTGCGCGGTGCTGGGCTACCTGCATCCGGCCCCTCCTGGCGTCGAGATCGATCCGGGCACCGATGCGCTCGAGGCCTGGGACCGGTTCCTGGTCGAGGCCGGCGTCCCGGAGCACCTGCGCAACAGCCGCTCCGCGATCGAGGACCCGGACGGTTCCGGCCCGCGGGTCTTCTTCCAGCAGGTGCCCGAGCAGAAGTCCGGCAAGAACCGGGTCCACCTCGACGTGCGGGCGGCGCCCGGGCTGCTCGGCAGCGAGCGGATGAGTGCGCTGGAGTCGGAGTGCGCCCGTCTGGTCGCGCTCGGCGCCTCTCGGGTCGAGCGGCACGATCCGGCCCCTCCGCTGCAGCCCGGTCACATCGTGATGCGCGATCCCGAGGGCAACGAGTTCTGCCTGGACTGA
- a CDS encoding RDD family protein, producing the protein MGSPTVSGWQRFGVVLTDNLLMVVAFLPGFLTGIATGFGATGWPGWAAPTLVVLGVLMGVGVLVLNGGVLAGRGRSIGMHWLSVSLVDEFDRRAVGTARALVRSILCLAFNRVGAERSFAERQTGTVLLRGDLVDLKEGLRAARREPPSRSLPSMYRD; encoded by the coding sequence GTGGGGAGTCCGACGGTTTCGGGGTGGCAGCGGTTCGGCGTGGTGCTCACCGACAACCTGCTGATGGTGGTGGCCTTCCTCCCGGGCTTCCTGACCGGGATCGCGACCGGGTTCGGCGCCACCGGCTGGCCCGGTTGGGCCGCGCCGACCTTGGTGGTCCTCGGCGTCCTGATGGGCGTTGGTGTGCTGGTACTGAACGGTGGCGTGCTGGCCGGCCGCGGCCGCAGCATCGGTATGCACTGGCTCTCGGTCAGCCTGGTCGATGAGTTCGACCGCCGCGCCGTCGGGACCGCGCGCGCACTCGTCCGCTCGATCCTCTGCCTTGCCTTCAACCGGGTCGGTGCCGAACGGTCGTTCGCCGAACGCCAGACCGGGACGGTCCTGCTGCGCGGCGACCTCGTCGACCTCAAGGAGGGTCTCCGGGCGGCGCGGCGGGAGCCGCCCTCGCGGTCGCTGCCGAGCATGTACCGGGACTGA
- a CDS encoding 2-phosphosulfolactate phosphatase produces MADLSGQGDFAVRLDWGPTGARATEADVSVVVDVLSFSTSVTVAVERGMRVLPCPWRSARAQEYADEQRAVLARGRLEAAVDGAQRVPSLSPASLLACEPYPRLVLPSPNGSAIAAALLERGARVAAGCLRNARAVAEWLAQVLATGRSVAVIAAGERWSQDDSLRPALEDHLGAGAILSELAALAGHAGLSPEARAAADLFEVGRDGLHQRMRDCVGGRELIGKGYADDVEVAADLDASPVVPVLVDGAFEHRATTPVVS; encoded by the coding sequence GTGGCCGATCTGTCCGGGCAGGGCGACTTCGCCGTCCGGCTCGACTGGGGACCCACCGGAGCGAGAGCCACCGAGGCCGACGTCTCCGTCGTCGTCGACGTGCTCAGCTTCTCGACGTCGGTGACGGTCGCCGTCGAGCGCGGCATGCGGGTCCTCCCGTGCCCGTGGCGGTCGGCCCGAGCGCAGGAGTACGCCGACGAGCAGCGCGCGGTGCTGGCCAGGGGTCGCCTCGAAGCCGCCGTGGACGGCGCACAGCGGGTGCCGTCGCTCTCGCCGGCAAGTCTGCTCGCCTGCGAACCGTACCCGCGCCTCGTGCTGCCCTCGCCGAACGGCTCGGCCATCGCGGCCGCGCTGCTGGAGCGCGGGGCACGCGTCGCTGCCGGCTGTCTGCGCAACGCCCGCGCCGTCGCCGAATGGCTGGCTCAGGTGCTCGCAACCGGGAGGTCGGTGGCTGTGATCGCGGCCGGCGAGCGCTGGAGCCAGGACGACTCACTCCGCCCGGCGCTGGAGGACCATCTGGGCGCCGGCGCGATCCTGTCCGAGCTCGCCGCGCTGGCCGGTCACGCCGGCTTGAGCCCGGAGGCCCGTGCGGCAGCCGACCTGTTCGAGGTTGGTCGCGACGGACTTCACCAGCGCATGCGCGACTGCGTCGGCGGTCGCGAGCTGATCGGCAAGGGGTACGCGGACGACGTCGAGGTGGCAGCCGACCTCGACGCCTCGCCGGTGGTCCCGGTGCTCGTCGACGGCGCTTTCGAGCACCGGGCGACGACTCCGGTCGTCTCCTGA